From the Musa acuminata AAA Group cultivar baxijiao chromosome BXJ3-7, Cavendish_Baxijiao_AAA, whole genome shotgun sequence genome, one window contains:
- the LOC135643834 gene encoding lipid phosphate phosphatase gamma-like, whose translation MEGTPSAAAVLKAVTLTHVRYRRGDALGHFLAWVSLMPVFISLGGFVSHFLFRRELQGLCFFLGLLLSQALNELIKSSIQQSRPSSMCAALEVCDSHGWPSSHSQYMFFFAAYFSLLCLLNGIGVSSPRSRRLLALLPWPSAFLTLYSRVYLGYHTVPQVTAGATLGLVLGAGWFCIVNTMLVDYFPAVEESAIGRFLYIKDSSHVPNVLKFEYDNARLARKKIAKD comes from the exons ATGGAGGGGACGCCGTCGGCGGCAGCGGTGCTGAAGGCGGTCACGCTGACCCACGTCCGGTACCGGCGCGGGGACGCCCTGGGCCACTTTCTGGCGTGGGTGTCCCTCATGCCGGTCTTCATCAGCCTCGGCGGCTTCGTCTCCCACTTCCTCTTCCGGCGGGAGCTGCAGGGCCTCTGCTTCTTCCTTGGCCTCCTCCTCTCCCAGGCTCTCAACGAGCTCATCAAGTCCTCCATACAGCAGTCCCGCCCCTCGTCGATGTGCGCCGCCCTCGAGGTCTGCGACTCCCACGGCTGGCCCTCCAGCCACTCCCAGTACATGTTCTTCTTCGCCGCCTACTTCTCCCTCCTATGCCTCCTCAACGGCATCGGTGTTTCCTCACCCCGCTCCAGGCGCCTCCTCGCCCTCCTCCCCTGGCCCTCCGCCTTCCTCACCCTATACTCCCGCGTCTACCTCGGCTACCACACCGTCCCCCAg GTTACCGCGGGAGCGACGCTGGGGCTGGTGCTCGGTGCGGGGTGGTTCTGCATCGTGAACACGATGCTGGTCGACTACTTTCCGGCGGTGGAGGAGAGCGCGATCGGGAGATTCCTTTACATCAAGGACTCTTCGCACGTCCCGAACGTGCTCAAGTTCGAGTACGACAATGCGAGGCTTGCCAGGAAGAAGATAGCCAAGGATTGA
- the LOC135642632 gene encoding salt stress-induced hydrophobic peptide ESI3, translated as MGSATFLEVILAILLPPVGVFLRYGIGVEFWIDLLLTILGYIPGIIYALYVLVG; from the exons atggggTCAGCGACGTTCCTGGAAGTGATTTTGGCCATTTTGTTACCACCTGTGGGTGTCTTCCTCCGTTATGGCATCGGT GTGGAGTTTTGGATTGACCTGCTGCTGACGATACTGGGCTACATACCAGGAATAATTTACGCCTTATATGTGTTGGTAGGGTAG
- the LOC135643833 gene encoding PHD finger protein ALFIN-LIKE 2-like, translating to MEVGPISSAPRTVEEIFKDYSSRRAGIVRALTHDVDEFYAQCDPEKENLCLYGHPNDSWEVNLPAEEVPPELPEPALGINFARDGMNRRDWLSLIAVHSDSWLLSVAFYLGARLNRNERKRLFSMINELPTVFEVVSDRRQSKEKSSMDSASKSKLATKRSSDGQIKSNSRTADEGYGEEDDEHSETLCGTCGGSYSADEFWIACDVCERWFHGKCVKITPAKAESIKQYKCPSCSSKKGRQ from the exons ATGGAAGTCGGCCCCATCTCCTCCGCACCCCGCACCGTCGAGGAGATCTTCAAGGACTACAGCAGCCGCCGCGCCGGCATCGTCCGCGCCCTCACCCACG ATGTGGACGAGTTCTACGCCCAGTGCGATCCGG AGAAGGAGAACCTGTGTCTGTACGGACACCCCAACGACTCGTGGGAGGTGAACCTCCCGGCGGAGGAGGTGCCGCCGGAGCTGCCGGAGCCGGCGCTCGGGATCAATTTCGCGAGGGATGGGATGAATCGCCGCGACTGGCTCTCGCTCATCGCCGTGCACAGCGACTCCTGGCTCTTGTCTGTTGCTTTCTATCTTGGGGCGCGCCTCAACCGGAACGAGAG GAAACGTTTATTTAGCATGATCAATGAACTTCCGACTGTTTTTGAAGTTGTCTCAGATAGGAGACAGTCAAAGGAGAAGTCTAGCATGGACAGTGCTAGTAAATCTAAACTCGCAACCAAG AGATCAAGTGATGGACAGATTAAAAGCAACTCGAGGACAGCTGATGAGGGTTATGGTGAGGAAGATGATGAACACAGCGAAACCCTTTGTGGAACTTGTGGTGGAAGTTATAGTGCAGATGAATTTTGGATTGCCTGTGATGTATGTGAAAGGTGGTTCCATGGGAAGTGTGTGAAGATAACTCCTGCAAAAGCTGAGAGTATAAAGCAGTACAAGTGCCCCAGTTGCAGTTCAAAGAAAGGAAGGCAGTAA
- the LOC103991738 gene encoding LOB domain-containing protein 1, which yields MDSSDTTTGFHHLSSSPTSSPVSSPPAAIHSPCAACKILRRRCADKCVLAPYFPPTEPLKFTTAHRVFGASNIIKLLQELPASQRADAVSSMVYEANARIRDPVYGCAGAIFQLQKQVSELQAQLARAHAELINLQAQQKNLIALICMEMAQTQQGYCTTPQSTNALADSPNMYQNDAYFLDEISHGSVWDEPLWI from the exons ATGGATTCAAGTGACACCACCACCGGCTTCCATCACCTCTCTTCCTCCCCTACATCTTCTCCCGTCTCGTCTCCTCCTGCGGCGATTCACAGCCCCTGTGCCGCCTGCAAGATCCTCCGCCGGCGATGCGCCGACAAGTGCGTCCTCGCTCCTTACTTCCCCCCGACGGAGCCACTTAAGTTCACCACCGCGCATCGCGTGTTCGGTGCCAGCAACATCATCAAGCTGTTGCAG GAACTTCCGGCGAGCCAGAGGGCCGATGCCGTGAGCAGCATGGTGTACGAGGCCAACGCACGGATCCGGGATCCCGTGTACGGCTGCGCCGGTGCCATATTCCAGCTTCAGAAACAGGTGAGCGAGCTGCAAGCACAACTGGCACGGGCGCACGCCGAGCTCATCAACCTGCAAGCCCAGCAGAAGAACCTGATCGCGTTGATCTGCATGGAGATGGCTCAGACACAGCAGGGCTACTGCACAACACCCCAATCCACCAATGCCCTCGCTGACAGCCCCAACATGTATCAGAACGATGCGTACTTCCTTGACGAGATCAGCCACGGCTCGGTTTGGGATGAGCCTCTCTGGATATGA
- the LOC135642629 gene encoding L-ascorbate peroxidase, cytosolic-like has product MGKSYHVVSDEYLKAVEKAKRKLRGFIAEKNCAPLMLRLAWHSAGTYDVVSKTGGPFGTIRNQAELAHGANNGLDIAVRLLEPIKAQFPILTYADFYQLAGVVAVEITGGPEIPFHPGREDKPEPPVEGRLPDATKGCDHLRDVFGHMGLSDQDIVALSGGHTLGRCHKERSGFEGAWTPNPLIFDNSYFKELVSGEKEGLLQLPSDKALLTDPVFRPLVEKYAADEEAFFADYAEAHLKLSELGFAEA; this is encoded by the exons ATGGGGAAGTCGTACCATGTGGTGAGCGATGAGTACTTGAAGGCGGTGGAGAAGGCGAAGAGGAAGCTTCGCGGTTTCATCGCCGAGAAGAATTGCGCCCCCTTGATGCTCCGCCTAGC GTGGCACTCGGCGGGAACGTACGACGTGGTGTCGAAGACCGGTGGGCCGTTCGGGACGATTCGGAACCAGGCGGAGCTCGCCCACGGCGCCAACAACGGGCTCGACATCGCCGTCAGGCTCTTGGAGCCCATCAAGGCGCAGTTCCCTATCTTGACCTACGCTGACTTCTACCAG CTTGCGGGAGTCGTGGCCGTGGAAATTACCGGAGGACCCGAGATCCCTTTCCATCCCGGAAGGGAG GACAAGCCTGAACCTCCTGTTGAAGGTCGTCTTCCTGATGCTACCAAGG GTTGTGATCACCTTAGGGATGTGTTTGGACACATGGGTCTCAGTGATCAGGACATTGTTGCACTGTCTGGTGGTCACACACTG GGAAGGTGCCACAAGGAGCGGTCAGGCTTTGAAGGGGCTTGGACTCCCAACCCTCTTATTTTCGACAACTCATATTTCAA GGAACTCGTGAGTGGAGAGAAAGAAGGCCTTCTCCAGCTGCCGTCCGACAAGGCCCTCCTGACTGATCCCGTGTTCCGCCCGCTTGTTGAAAAATATGCTGCT GATGAGGAGGCATTCTTTGCCGACTATGCTGAAGCACACCTGAAGCTGTCGGAACTTGG ATTTGCCGAGGCTTGA
- the LOC103991909 gene encoding uncharacterized protein LOC103991909 has protein sequence MMRPAGAMVPSSPGREKLPVPGLARILAGIGSRSRGRPAARSVPMFSSRNKSVGRSSSVATQVAVAAAAVGEEGEPCSPKVTCIGQVRIRNKKSASQSRTRQPKDMAPCQCFHKALLCSLLPARKKPKGGGDGRSLWRRWASLGGRSGRYQRREPDSPKAPPLEFIIIKADGEDEEEEHEEDARLFAAARPPKNALLLMRCRSAPHNSESSLATTARYAASPLPEPKPGEVRKQKKKKKTNERLSSPAAAELAEDEDEEEEEGTGSESQRPLVLTRSRSEPGRRRRRSAA, from the coding sequence ATGATGAGGCCTGCGGGCGCCATGGTGCCGTCGAGCCCCGGCCGGGAGAAGCTCCCAGTGCCGGGACTCGCCCGGATCCTGGCCGGCATTGGCAGCCGGAGCCGCGGCCGGCCTGCCGCCCGCTCCGTCCCTATGTTCAGCTCCCGTAACAAGAGCGTCGGCCGCTCGTCTTCGGTGGCGACGCAGGTAGCCGTGGCGGCGGCAGCGGTGGGGGAGGAAGGGGAGCCTTGCTCGCCGAAGGTGACTTGCATCGGTCAGGTTCGAATCCGGAACAAGAAGTCGGCGTCGCAGTCCAGAACGCGTCAGCCGAAGGATATGGCGCCTTGTCAGTGCTTCCACAAGGCGTTGCTCTGCAGTCTTCTTCCTGCTCGGAAGAAGCCCAAGGGTGGGGGCGACGGCCGGTCGCTGTGGCGAAGGTGGGCGTCGCTGGGCGGCCGATCGGGCAGGTACCAACGGCGGGAACCGGATTCGCCCAAAGCACCGCCGTTGGAGTTCATCATAATAAAGGCAGACGGggaagacgaagaagaggagcaCGAGGAAGACGCACGGTTGTTCGCAGCCGCGAGGCCCCCGAAGAATGCGCTCCTGCTGATGAGATGCCGCTCGGCGCCGCACAATAGCGAGTCCTCGCTCGCCACCACCGCCCGCTACGCGGCCTCCCCCCTTCCGGAGCCCAAACCAGGCGAAGtgaggaagcagaagaagaagaaaaagaccaACGAGAGGTTGAGCAGCCCGGCGGCAGCAGAGTTGGCAGAAGatgaagacgaggaggaggaggagggaacagGGTCGGAATCACAGCGGCCACTGGTGCTGACGCGAAGCAGGTCggagccggggaggaggaggaggaggtcggcGGCGTAG